A single genomic interval of Mobula hypostoma chromosome 7, sMobHyp1.1, whole genome shotgun sequence harbors:
- the cdkn2aipnl gene encoding CDKN2AIP N-terminal-like protein → MADGLDDFLRRNREIADTVEGLRGLWENDKHWRARKDFLVRNLSDYGQDRMDYLIALSMVWSNHVFMGCRYNDEIMRKISDMAIGVEVEDAPQFTTRDEIMKARH, encoded by the exons ATGGCGGATGGGCTGGATGATTTCCTGAGGCGGAACCGGGAGATAGCGGACACGGTCGAGGGATTGCGGGGTTTGTGGGAGAACGACAAACATTGGCGGGCCCGTAAGGACTTCTTGGTCAGAAACTTGTCCGACTATGGGCAGGATCGCATGGACTACTTAATCGCACTCTCAATGGTCTGGTCTAATCACGTCTTCATGGGCTGCCG TTATAATGATGAAATAATGAGGAAGATATCAGACATGGCAATTGGAGTTGAAGTTGAAGATGCACCTCAGTTCACCACTAGAGATGAGATCATGAAAGCG AGACATTAA